One region of Streptococcus salivarius genomic DNA includes:
- the purR gene encoding pur operon repressor, with translation MKLKRSERMVVISNYLINNPYQLTSLNTFAERYEAAKSSISEDVAIIKKAFEESQIGEIETVTGASGGVMFTPTISDEDARSLVEDLCKRLSESDRILPGGYLYLSDLLSTPSILKNVGRIIASAFKGQKIDAVMTVATKGVPLANAVADVLNIPFVIVRRDLKITEGSTVSVNYVSGSSDRIEKMFLSKRSLKPNSRVLIVDDFLKGGGTITGMISLLSEFDSELVGVAVFAENAKGDRDIHEYKSLLTVSDIDVKAQKVEVEVGNIFDK, from the coding sequence ATGAAATTAAAACGAAGTGAGCGCATGGTAGTTATTTCAAACTACCTGATTAATAATCCTTATCAATTGACAAGCCTCAACACCTTTGCAGAGCGTTATGAAGCTGCAAAGTCTTCAATCTCAGAAGATGTTGCTATCATTAAAAAAGCTTTTGAGGAAAGTCAAATAGGAGAAATCGAAACAGTAACTGGTGCATCTGGTGGGGTTATGTTTACACCGACTATTTCTGATGAAGATGCAAGAAGTCTGGTTGAAGATCTTTGTAAACGTCTTTCCGAGAGTGATCGTATCTTACCAGGTGGTTATCTCTACCTATCTGATTTACTGAGTACACCGTCTATTTTAAAAAATGTTGGTCGTATCATTGCCAGTGCCTTTAAAGGACAAAAAATTGATGCCGTTATGACTGTTGCAACTAAAGGAGTTCCTTTAGCAAATGCAGTAGCAGATGTCTTGAACATTCCATTTGTTATTGTTCGTCGTGACTTGAAAATTACAGAAGGTTCAACCGTATCGGTAAACTATGTTAGTGGTTCAAGTGATCGTATTGAAAAGATGTTCCTTTCAAAACGTAGTTTGAAACCTAATAGCCGTGTCCTTATTGTCGATGATTTTCTTAAAGGTGGCGGTACCATTACGGGTATGATTAGCTTGCTTTCAGAATTTGATAGTGAGTTAGTAGGTGTAGCTGTATTCGCAGAGAATGCTAAAGGCGATCGTGATATCCATGAATATAAATCATTACTTACTGTTTCTGACATCGATGTAAAAGCACAGAAGGTAGAGGTTGAAGTCGGTAATATTTTTGATAAATAA
- a CDS encoding 3'-5' exoribonuclease YhaM family protein: protein MKINQMKKDEYFEGFYLIKRAEVRKTRAGKDYIAFTFQDDTGEISGNLWDAQPYNVEEFTAGKVVHMEGRREVYNNTPQVNQITLRLPTFGEPNDPADFKEKPPVNPSEVREYLEQMIFKIEEATWQRVVRALYRKYNKEFFTFPAAKTNHHAFESGLAYHTATMVRLADSIGDIYPELNKSLLFAGIMLHDLAKVIELTGPENTEYTVRGNLIGHIALIDEEITKVLMELNIDDTREDVVVLRHVILSHHGQLEYGSPVRPRIMEAEIIHMIDNLDASMMMMTTALNLVGPGEMTNRLFAMDNRSFYKPKFD from the coding sequence ATGAAGATTAATCAAATGAAAAAAGACGAGTATTTTGAAGGTTTTTATCTGATTAAGCGTGCAGAGGTACGTAAGACAAGAGCAGGAAAGGATTACATTGCCTTTACATTCCAGGATGATACTGGAGAGATTTCAGGCAACCTATGGGATGCTCAACCTTATAATGTCGAAGAATTTACCGCAGGTAAAGTAGTGCATATGGAGGGACGTCGAGAGGTTTATAATAATACTCCTCAGGTAAACCAAATTACCTTACGTTTGCCTACATTTGGTGAGCCAAATGATCCAGCTGATTTCAAAGAGAAACCACCAGTAAATCCTTCCGAAGTACGCGAATACCTAGAGCAAATGATTTTCAAGATTGAGGAAGCAACTTGGCAGCGTGTTGTTCGTGCCCTTTATCGAAAGTATAATAAGGAGTTTTTCACTTTTCCAGCTGCTAAAACAAATCATCATGCCTTTGAAAGTGGACTAGCCTATCATACAGCTACTATGGTTCGCTTAGCGGACAGCATTGGAGATATTTATCCAGAGCTCAATAAGAGTCTACTCTTTGCCGGAATTATGCTTCATGATTTAGCTAAGGTTATTGAACTTACTGGTCCTGAAAATACTGAGTATACGGTTCGTGGAAACTTGATTGGTCATATTGCTTTGATTGATGAAGAAATCACTAAGGTGCTTATGGAGCTCAATATTGACGATACGCGTGAGGATGTCGTTGTTTTGCGTCATGTTATTCTCAGCCATCATGGACAACTAGAGTATGGTAGTCCAGTGCGCCCCCGTATTATGGAAGCAGAAATTATTCATATGATTGATAATCTTGATGCCAGTATGATGATGATGACGACAGCCCTTAACCTAGTAGGTCCAGGAGAAATGACAAATCGTCTCTTTGCTATGGATAATCGTTCTTTTTACAAGCCAAAATTTGATTAA
- a CDS encoding DNA recombination protein RmuC, with protein MIYLLTLLTLLSLGILIALFLKNMELKEQINKSLEENADNLSDQVSFQLESFAKTNQLETTKQLNQLQMELYQQLTDIREVLHQNLSDNRDRSDQRLEQINQSLTKAVKDMQDSNEKRLEQMRQTVEEKLEQTLQTRLQASFETVSRQLESVNQGLGEMKNVAKDVGSLNKVLSNTKTRGILGELQLGQIIEDILTVNQYEREFPTVSGSSERVEYAIKMPGNHKDEYIYLPIDSKFPLEDYYRLEDAYESGNKEEIENHRKSLLTSIKRFAKDINKKYLNPPETTNFGILFLPTEGLYAEVVRQPAFFDALRREENIVIAGPSTLSALLNSLSVGFRTLNIQKNADDISKILGNVKLEFSRFGDMLAKAQKQLNTASKTVDSLLNTRSRAIVRALDTIETYQDSATQSLLDLPRLENEDKHED; from the coding sequence AAGAGTTTGGAAGAAAATGCAGATAATCTTTCAGATCAAGTTTCGTTTCAATTGGAATCTTTTGCTAAGACAAATCAACTGGAAACGACAAAGCAATTGAACCAATTGCAGATGGAACTATATCAACAGTTGACAGATATCCGAGAGGTTTTACATCAAAATTTGTCTGATAATCGAGACCGTTCCGACCAACGCCTTGAGCAAATAAACCAAAGCTTAACCAAAGCTGTTAAAGATATGCAGGATTCCAATGAGAAACGTTTGGAACAAATGCGTCAGACAGTTGAAGAGAAACTTGAGCAAACCTTACAAACACGTTTACAAGCCTCTTTTGAGACGGTTTCAAGACAATTAGAGTCGGTTAACCAGGGCTTGGGGGAAATGAAAAATGTAGCCAAGGATGTTGGAAGTCTTAACAAGGTCCTTTCAAATACAAAAACACGAGGTATTTTGGGAGAGCTTCAATTAGGGCAAATTATTGAAGACATATTGACTGTTAATCAGTACGAGCGAGAATTTCCTACGGTATCAGGTTCAAGTGAACGAGTTGAATATGCAATCAAAATGCCAGGAAACCATAAAGATGAATATATCTACCTTCCCATTGATTCTAAGTTTCCTTTGGAAGATTACTATCGTCTGGAAGATGCTTATGAGTCTGGTAATAAAGAGGAGATTGAGAATCACCGTAAGTCACTTTTGACTAGTATTAAGCGATTTGCAAAGGATATTAACAAGAAGTATCTTAACCCACCTGAAACCACAAATTTTGGTATATTATTTTTGCCGACGGAAGGACTTTATGCTGAGGTAGTACGCCAACCAGCCTTCTTTGACGCCCTTCGTCGCGAAGAGAATATTGTTATCGCAGGGCCGTCAACCTTATCAGCACTCTTGAATTCATTGTCTGTAGGATTTAGAACTTTGAATATTCAAAAGAATGCGGATGATATTAGTAAGATTTTAGGTAACGTCAAACTAGAATTTAGCAGGTTTGGAGATATGTTAGCTAAAGCTCAGAAACAATTGAATACAGCAAGTAAAACCGTCGATAGTCTTCTCAACACAAGGAGTAGGGCAATTGTTAGAGCTCTTGATACAATTGAAACCTATCAAGACAGTGCGACACAAAGTTTGTTGGATTTACCACGATTAGAAAACGAGGACAAGCATGAAGATTAA